In one window of Helianthus annuus cultivar XRQ/B chromosome 17, HanXRQr2.0-SUNRISE, whole genome shotgun sequence DNA:
- the LOC110922312 gene encoding uncharacterized protein LOC110922312 isoform X1, translated as MAETEHPRHILHGFLSPNIWFYIRFFNPQELEFIHKSCSTIGYRQSVFSTTLPHLIATNSPHLIMPFIPLREKLKEKVEEFFGCEYELFIEFTGLISWTKGASIGWHSDDNRPYLKQRDYAAVCYLNSYGVDFGGGLFHFQDGEPATFVPMAGDALIYTADSRNVHSVDEITHGERLTLTLWFSRDKSHDEDYKLVSFLTKLPLNYPNTGSNAYLPLPASQNMYWFPPEQSETYESGFDIRCARLHVLGYQLYSKNASFVADAQSSRDFSDIILEPLRVVRGSDLFDYEFANILHLLQVVQFYHWKAPELKLSEVKTEPAKIVSVSASQQENIRLLKLELLKDQHLVETIFQSGMYGEHVEHDLVKFSGMVGLWESYTSNLWHDLVLRLPKWIENQSIFVDTSVE; from the exons ATGGCGGAAACGGAGCATCCACGTCACATCCTCCACGGTTTTCTCTCTCCTAATATCT GGTTTTATATACGATTTTTCAACCCACAGGAGCTTGAATTCATACACAAGAGCTGCAGCACGATTGGATACAGACAAAGTGTGTTCTCCACCACACTTCCTCATCTCATTGCCACTAACTCTCCTCATTTGATCATGCCGTTCATTCCTCTACGCG AGAAGCTCAAAGAGAAAGTAGAAGAGTTCTTCGGTTGTGAATACGAGCTTTTTATCGAATTCACTGGTTTGATCAG CTGGACCAAAGGTGCAAGTATCGGCTGGCACAGTGATGATAACAGGCCATATCTGAAGCAACGTGACTATGCG GCAGTATGCTATTTGAATAGTTACGGTGTGGATTTCGGTGGTGGTCTCTTTCACTTCCAGGATGGTGAACCGGCAACTTTTGTCCCCATGGCTGGT GATGCTCTGATTTACACTGCAGATAGCCGTAACGTTCATTCCGTTGATGAG ATTACACATGGAGAAAGACTCACTCTTACATTATGGTTTAGTCGGGATAAATCTCATGATGAAGATTATAAACTCGTTTCATTTCTAACAAAACTCCCGTTAAACTATCCTAACACCGGTTCAAACGCGTACCTACCATTGCCAGCCTCACAGAACATGTACTGGTTTCCTCCTGAACAATCGGAAACTTACGAATCAGGATTTGATATACGATGTGCAAGATTACATGTTCTTGGATACCAACTTTATTCGAAAAATGCAAGTTTTGTTGCGGATGCACAATCATCTCGAGATTTCTCTGACATTATACTTGAACCGTTACGCGTGGTTCGAGGTAGTGATTTGTTTGACTATGAATTCGCCAACATACTACATCTCCTTCAG GTGGTTCAGTTCTACCATTGGAAGGCACCCGAGTTAAAGCTGTCAGAAGTAAAAACAGAGCCTGCTAAAATTGTGTCGGTTTCTGCGTCACAACAGGAGAACATTCGGCTTTTGAAGCTAGAACTTCTAAAGGATCAACATCTAGTGGAAACAATCTTTCAGAGTGGCATGTATGGTGAGCACGTGGAGCATGATTTGGTGAAGTTTTCTGGCATGGTTGGTTTATGGGAATCGTATACGAGTAACTTATGGCATGATCTGGTATTGAGATTACCGAAATGGATAGAAAACCAATCGATTTTTGTTGACACGAGTGTAGAGTGA
- the LOC110925263 gene encoding putative F-box protein At5g55150: MTTWSDLLPEILNNISGKLDFYEDSVNFLCVCTSWKKSSSATTTIQHLPSRLPMLMLAESNTDEDDEHKLRRFVLLSHGGTMRKLPLPEAHRQRCVSTHGWLLTTGEQEFYTKLVNPLTRAQVDLPRLYMFDELYFDQDEWMYYLFSMRKAVFTSPNPLSSDPSFRVIIIWGRTIGFCHPGDASWTRINGWEGHLFDISYHRMRKHLYVVATMGAIYECDVTNDVLCPKTLSRVTTFPGEEFGCSCVPWAYLLEWGCDSLLMVTRERYYFKKHDDEYGRYGPYRTSRFQCFVFGLDDGKWSKITSLGGKAVFVGFNSSFAIHGGEGVKPDCIYFTDDLYEPYRGLPEGGGGDVGIYHMFNGRIETLFESQESVFRSSPPLWLQTSTLPIIKGIK, encoded by the coding sequence ATGACCACTTGGTCGGACCTTCTGCCGGAGATTCTCAACAACATCTCCGGAAAGTTAGATTTCTATGAAGATTCTGTCAACTTTCTTTGTGTTTGCACTTCATGGAAGAAGTCTTCTTCTGCCACCACAACCATTCAACATCTTCCTTCTCGGTTGCCCATGTTGATGCTTGCAGAATCCAACACAGATGAAGACGATGAACACAAACTGCGTAGGTTCGTTCTTCTATCCCACGGCGGTACCATGCGTAAGCTGCCACTACCCGAGGCACATCGACAGCGATGTGTATCGACTCACGGGTGGCTGCTAACAACCGGGGAACAAGAGTTTTATACCAAGCTTGTTAACCCGCTTACTCGTGCTCAAGTCGATCTCCCACGGCTGTATATGTTTGATGAGTTATACTTTGATCAAGATGAGTGGATGTACTACTTGTTTAGCATGCGAAAAGCTGTGTTTACATCACCAAACCCTTTGTCATCAGACCCCTCGTTTCGTGTTATCATCATTTGGGGGAGAACTATCGGGTTTTGCCATCCCGGAGATGCTTCGTGGACTCGAATCAACGGTTGGGAAGGACATCTGTTCGATATCTCATATCATAGAATGCGAAAACACCTCTATGTAGTGGCCACCATGGGAGCAATCTACGAATGTGACGTAACTAACGATGTTTTGTGTCCAAAAACGTTGTCTCGAGTGACAACGTTCCCAGGAGAAGAGTTTGGGTGCTCGTGTGTTCCGTGGGCGTATTTACTCGagtgggggtgtgacagtttgctAATGGTTACGCGTGAACGTTACTATTTCAAGAAACATGATGATGAATATGGGCGTTATGGACCGTATAGGACTAGTAGGTTTCAATGTTTTGTGTTTGGGTTAGACGATGGAAAGTGGTCGAAAATCACGAGTTTGGGGGGCAAAGCGGTCTTTGTAGGGTTCAATTCATCGTTTGCTATCCATGGTGGCGAAGGTGTGAAGCCGGATTGTATTTACTTCACCGATGATCTTTATGAACCATACCGTGGTCTACCGGAGGGCGGTGGAGGAGATGTCGGAATATATCATATGTTTAACGGTAGAATCGAAACCCTCTTCGAGTCACAGGAGTCGGTTTTCCGGTCTAGTCCCCCTTTATGGCTTCAAACAAGCACTCTTCCTATAATTAAGGGAATTAAGTAG
- the LOC110922312 gene encoding prolyl 3-hydroxylase 1 isoform X2, whose amino-acid sequence MAETEHPRHILHGFLSPNICKELEFIHKSCSTIGYRQSVFSTTLPHLIATNSPHLIMPFIPLREKLKEKVEEFFGCEYELFIEFTGLISWTKGASIGWHSDDNRPYLKQRDYAAVCYLNSYGVDFGGGLFHFQDGEPATFVPMAGDALIYTADSRNVHSVDEITHGERLTLTLWFSRDKSHDEDYKLVSFLTKLPLNYPNTGSNAYLPLPASQNMYWFPPEQSETYESGFDIRCARLHVLGYQLYSKNASFVADAQSSRDFSDIILEPLRVVRGSDLFDYEFANILHLLQVVQFYHWKAPELKLSEVKTEPAKIVSVSASQQENIRLLKLELLKDQHLVETIFQSGMYGEHVEHDLVKFSGMVGLWESYTSNLWHDLVLRLPKWIENQSIFVDTSVE is encoded by the exons ATGGCGGAAACGGAGCATCCACGTCACATCCTCCACGGTTTTCTCTCTCCTAATATCTGTAAG GAGCTTGAATTCATACACAAGAGCTGCAGCACGATTGGATACAGACAAAGTGTGTTCTCCACCACACTTCCTCATCTCATTGCCACTAACTCTCCTCATTTGATCATGCCGTTCATTCCTCTACGCG AGAAGCTCAAAGAGAAAGTAGAAGAGTTCTTCGGTTGTGAATACGAGCTTTTTATCGAATTCACTGGTTTGATCAG CTGGACCAAAGGTGCAAGTATCGGCTGGCACAGTGATGATAACAGGCCATATCTGAAGCAACGTGACTATGCG GCAGTATGCTATTTGAATAGTTACGGTGTGGATTTCGGTGGTGGTCTCTTTCACTTCCAGGATGGTGAACCGGCAACTTTTGTCCCCATGGCTGGT GATGCTCTGATTTACACTGCAGATAGCCGTAACGTTCATTCCGTTGATGAG ATTACACATGGAGAAAGACTCACTCTTACATTATGGTTTAGTCGGGATAAATCTCATGATGAAGATTATAAACTCGTTTCATTTCTAACAAAACTCCCGTTAAACTATCCTAACACCGGTTCAAACGCGTACCTACCATTGCCAGCCTCACAGAACATGTACTGGTTTCCTCCTGAACAATCGGAAACTTACGAATCAGGATTTGATATACGATGTGCAAGATTACATGTTCTTGGATACCAACTTTATTCGAAAAATGCAAGTTTTGTTGCGGATGCACAATCATCTCGAGATTTCTCTGACATTATACTTGAACCGTTACGCGTGGTTCGAGGTAGTGATTTGTTTGACTATGAATTCGCCAACATACTACATCTCCTTCAG GTGGTTCAGTTCTACCATTGGAAGGCACCCGAGTTAAAGCTGTCAGAAGTAAAAACAGAGCCTGCTAAAATTGTGTCGGTTTCTGCGTCACAACAGGAGAACATTCGGCTTTTGAAGCTAGAACTTCTAAAGGATCAACATCTAGTGGAAACAATCTTTCAGAGTGGCATGTATGGTGAGCACGTGGAGCATGATTTGGTGAAGTTTTCTGGCATGGTTGGTTTATGGGAATCGTATACGAGTAACTTATGGCATGATCTGGTATTGAGATTACCGAAATGGATAGAAAACCAATCGATTTTTGTTGACACGAGTGTAGAGTGA
- the LOC110922312 gene encoding uncharacterized protein LOC110922312 isoform X3 has product MPFIPLREKLKEKVEEFFGCEYELFIEFTGLISWTKGASIGWHSDDNRPYLKQRDYAAVCYLNSYGVDFGGGLFHFQDGEPATFVPMAGDALIYTADSRNVHSVDEITHGERLTLTLWFSRDKSHDEDYKLVSFLTKLPLNYPNTGSNAYLPLPASQNMYWFPPEQSETYESGFDIRCARLHVLGYQLYSKNASFVADAQSSRDFSDIILEPLRVVRGSDLFDYEFANILHLLQVVQFYHWKAPELKLSEVKTEPAKIVSVSASQQENIRLLKLELLKDQHLVETIFQSGMYGEHVEHDLVKFSGMVGLWESYTSNLWHDLVLRLPKWIENQSIFVDTSVE; this is encoded by the exons ATGCCGTTCATTCCTCTACGCG AGAAGCTCAAAGAGAAAGTAGAAGAGTTCTTCGGTTGTGAATACGAGCTTTTTATCGAATTCACTGGTTTGATCAG CTGGACCAAAGGTGCAAGTATCGGCTGGCACAGTGATGATAACAGGCCATATCTGAAGCAACGTGACTATGCG GCAGTATGCTATTTGAATAGTTACGGTGTGGATTTCGGTGGTGGTCTCTTTCACTTCCAGGATGGTGAACCGGCAACTTTTGTCCCCATGGCTGGT GATGCTCTGATTTACACTGCAGATAGCCGTAACGTTCATTCCGTTGATGAG ATTACACATGGAGAAAGACTCACTCTTACATTATGGTTTAGTCGGGATAAATCTCATGATGAAGATTATAAACTCGTTTCATTTCTAACAAAACTCCCGTTAAACTATCCTAACACCGGTTCAAACGCGTACCTACCATTGCCAGCCTCACAGAACATGTACTGGTTTCCTCCTGAACAATCGGAAACTTACGAATCAGGATTTGATATACGATGTGCAAGATTACATGTTCTTGGATACCAACTTTATTCGAAAAATGCAAGTTTTGTTGCGGATGCACAATCATCTCGAGATTTCTCTGACATTATACTTGAACCGTTACGCGTGGTTCGAGGTAGTGATTTGTTTGACTATGAATTCGCCAACATACTACATCTCCTTCAG GTGGTTCAGTTCTACCATTGGAAGGCACCCGAGTTAAAGCTGTCAGAAGTAAAAACAGAGCCTGCTAAAATTGTGTCGGTTTCTGCGTCACAACAGGAGAACATTCGGCTTTTGAAGCTAGAACTTCTAAAGGATCAACATCTAGTGGAAACAATCTTTCAGAGTGGCATGTATGGTGAGCACGTGGAGCATGATTTGGTGAAGTTTTCTGGCATGGTTGGTTTATGGGAATCGTATACGAGTAACTTATGGCATGATCTGGTATTGAGATTACCGAAATGGATAGAAAACCAATCGATTTTTGTTGACACGAGTGTAGAGTGA